The region GCTTTTTCTTTTATAGCTCCTCTATTTTTTGTAACTTAGAAAGTTCAAAAAAAAACAGAAAACAAACAAATTACAGGACTTATGGCTTTTGATATTGAAATGATTAAAAAAGTGTATGAGAACATGCCGTCTCGTGTGGATAAAGCGCGAGAGCTTGTTGGTCGTCCGCTTACCCTAACAGAGAAAATTTTATACAATCACCTTTGGAACGGAACACCGTCTCAGGTATTTAAAAGAGGTGTAGATTATGTTGATTTTGCACCAGACCGTGTTGCATGTCAGGATGCAACGGCTCAAATGGCATTATTGCAGTTTATGCACGCCGGAAAGTCAAAAGTTGCCGTTCCAACAACAGTGCACTGTGATCACTTAATTCAGGCAAAAATTGATGCTGCAACCGATTTGGCAAGAGCAAAAACACAGAGTAATGAAGTTTTTGATTTTCTTTCGTCTGTTTCTAATAAATACGGAATTGGTTTCTGGAAACCGGGAGCCGGAATTATCCATCAGGTAGTACTTGAAAATTACGCTTTCCCTGGCGGAATGATGATTGGTACCGATTCACATACTGTAAATGCAGGAGGTTTAGGAATGGTTGCAATTGGAGTTGGTGGTGCCGATGCCGTAGACGTAATGTCCGGAATGGCATGGGAACTTAAATTTCCTAAATTAATTGGAGTTAAATTAACGGGTAAATTATCAGGCTGGACAGCTCCTAAAGATGTTATTCTTAAAGTTGCCGGTATTCTTACTGTAAAAGGTGGTACTGGAGCTATTGTTGAATATTTTGGAGAAGGTGCTACAGCAATGTCTTGTACCGGAAAAGGAACAATTTGTAATATGGGTGCTGAAATTGGAGCTACAACTTCAACTTTTGGTTATGATGCTTCTATGGGACGTTACCTGCGTTCTACAAATAGGGCAGATGTTGCAGATGCTGCCGATAAAATTGCTCCATATTTGACAGGAGATCCGGAAGTCTATGCAAATCCGGAACAATATTTTGATCAGGTTATTGAGATTAACTTATCTGAATTAGAACCGCATTTAAACGGACCTTTTACTCCGGATTTAGCTACTCCGATTTCTAAAATGAAAGACGAGGCAATCAAAAATAACTGGCCATTACAAATTCAGGTAGGATTAATTGGTTCTTGTACTAATTCATCTTACGAAGATATTTCTCGTGCAGCTTCTTTGGCAAGACAAGTTGCGGCTAAAAATTTAAAAACAAAAGCAGAATTCACTATTACGCCAGGTTCTGAAGTAGTTCGTTCTACAATTGAAAGAGACGGATTTATTGATACATTCCATAAAATTGGGGCAACCGTTTTTGCTAATGCCTGCGGACCGTGTATTGGTATGTGGGATAGAGAAGGGGCAGAAAAAGAGGAGAGAAATACAATCGTTCACTCTTTTAACCGTAATTTCTCAAAACGTGCAGATGGTAACCCTAATACATTAGCTTTTGTTGGTTCTCCGGAATTAGTAACAGCGATGGCAATTGCGGGTGATTTAGGTTTTAATCCATTAACAGATAAATTAATCAATGAAGATGGAGAAGAAGTAATGCTGGATGCGCCAACGGGAGACGAACTTCCTGAAAAAGGTTTCTATGCCGAAGATCCGGGATTCCAGGCTCCGGCAGAAGACGGTTCAGGAGTTCAGGTAGTGGTAAATCCAACATCAGAGCGTTTGCAGTTATTAGCTCCATTTGATGCTTGGGATGGTAAAAACATTACTGGCGCTAAATTATTAATCAAGGCATTTGGAAAATGTACAACCGATCATATTTCTATGGCTGGGCCTTGGTTGCGTTTCCGTGGACATTTAGATAATATTTCAAATAATATGCTGATTGGTGCCGTGAATGCTTATAACCAAAAAACAAATTCTGTTAAAAATCAATTGACAGGTCAATACGATGCTGTTCCTGCTGTGGCTCGTGCTTACAAAGCAGCCGGAGTTCCTTCTATTGTTGTGGGAGATCATAACTATGGTGAAGGTTCTTCTCGTGAACATGCGGCTATGGAACCTCGTTTCTTAGGAGTGAAAGCGGTATTGGTGAAATCTTTCGCCCGTATCCATGAAACCAACCTTAAAAAACAAGGTCTTTTAGGATTAACTTTTGCAAATGAAGCAGATTATGATAAAATTCAGGAAGATGATACAATCAATTTCTTAGATTTAACTGAATTCGCTCCGGGAAAACCATTAACATTAGAGTTTGTTCATGCAAATGGTACAAAAGATATTATCTTGGCAAACCATACTTATAATGCCGGACAAATCGGATGGTTTGTTGCAGGTTCTGCATTAAACTTAATTGCAGCAGGAAAAGCTTAATTTTAAAATTTAATGATACTAAAAACGCTCTGTGGAAACAGGGCGTTTTTTTGTTTTAGAGCAATTTTGAGAGAAAATTTACCTTTAATTATAAGCTTTTGAATTTCAGTTCAAAAGCTTTTTTGGATATTAACTAAGCTTTAAATTTGAGCTTTTGAGGAAAATTTGTTGTTAAAAATCGAGGTTTTTTTACTTTAAAAAGTTAAATTCGCCATGCACGTAATAAAAATGATTTTTTCGAGTTTAAAAATTAATGTTTTGAGCTCTTGAAATAGTAATAAAAATGTAATTCAGGAAATATGGTTTATCGGTTAATAATAGTATTGTTTTTTTTTAGTTTTGGAGCTTTTGCACAAGAGAATTTCGTAAAACACAAAATTTCACAAGGAGAAAACCTTTCTGTTATTGCTAAAAAATACGGAGTAAAAGTAAAAGATATTGCAGATGCGAATCCAAACGCTCCAAAAATCCTGAAATTAAATTCTGTACTTTTAATTCCTAATAAAAACAAAAGCACTTCAAAAGCAAAAACTAAATCGGCA is a window of Flavobacterium crocinum DNA encoding:
- a CDS encoding aconitate hydratase, encoding MAFDIEMIKKVYENMPSRVDKARELVGRPLTLTEKILYNHLWNGTPSQVFKRGVDYVDFAPDRVACQDATAQMALLQFMHAGKSKVAVPTTVHCDHLIQAKIDAATDLARAKTQSNEVFDFLSSVSNKYGIGFWKPGAGIIHQVVLENYAFPGGMMIGTDSHTVNAGGLGMVAIGVGGADAVDVMSGMAWELKFPKLIGVKLTGKLSGWTAPKDVILKVAGILTVKGGTGAIVEYFGEGATAMSCTGKGTICNMGAEIGATTSTFGYDASMGRYLRSTNRADVADAADKIAPYLTGDPEVYANPEQYFDQVIEINLSELEPHLNGPFTPDLATPISKMKDEAIKNNWPLQIQVGLIGSCTNSSYEDISRAASLARQVAAKNLKTKAEFTITPGSEVVRSTIERDGFIDTFHKIGATVFANACGPCIGMWDREGAEKEERNTIVHSFNRNFSKRADGNPNTLAFVGSPELVTAMAIAGDLGFNPLTDKLINEDGEEVMLDAPTGDELPEKGFYAEDPGFQAPAEDGSGVQVVVNPTSERLQLLAPFDAWDGKNITGAKLLIKAFGKCTTDHISMAGPWLRFRGHLDNISNNMLIGAVNAYNQKTNSVKNQLTGQYDAVPAVARAYKAAGVPSIVVGDHNYGEGSSREHAAMEPRFLGVKAVLVKSFARIHETNLKKQGLLGLTFANEADYDKIQEDDTINFLDLTEFAPGKPLTLEFVHANGTKDIILANHTYNAGQIGWFVAGSALNLIAAGKA